Below is a genomic region from Zea mays cultivar B73 chromosome 9, Zm-B73-REFERENCE-NAM-5.0, whole genome shotgun sequence.
GTTCGCAGTTCTGGAGCTTCTCATCGGTGTCAGATAGAACCGAAGCATCCCGTTGTCCAGGTTCCCAGGAGATGTGTAATGCACGCTCCTGCTTCTGCCAATCTTGCTGTTCTTGAGCCAATCGGTCCGGAAACTGTGCACATCCACATTGCTTGCAGCCTGTGAGCTTCGGATTGAGCCTTGGCTTGCTCTGCCCGGCACATGTCCGTTGCGGCCGGGTTGAGTTTCGCCGCCCATGTCTGCTGCCTCCGCATTTTTACCCCTCCGGACTTCCCTCCTCGATTCCGAGAGGGAGCGCTCGAGGACATGCTCCCCTTTCCTCACGAACTCCTTGAGAGGACTGGTTATGCTCCGATCCCACACCCTGCTCCACCTGCTGGACCTCCGTCTCCCAGCACCAGAGACGGCCATCTCCGTCCCAGTGTCACAAGACCTCCTTCCGCTGAGACGGCGCTCATCGGCATCGCCCCCTGCATCAGTCGAGTGCCCGCCATTCGTGCTCTCAGCAGCCGCGGCGCGGGTCTCCCCGACCGCCTCCTCCGCGTTGCTCCTCGtcgccccatccgggggctcccgCTCCTCTAAGCAGGCGAAGGAGCACGCGAACGCCCTGCCCACCATGGACCCGTCCCACGAATGGCGGGGCGGCTGCAAGGGCAGGGAGCCTCTGCTCGGGCCCCGGGACGCCGTCCACTCGCACGAGCGGCGGAAGCTGGGCTTCCGCTCCGCATGCGCGCCGCCGGAACCGTGGGGCGAGAGATCCACCGCCACCCCGCGCGGCGGGATCGAGGGCTCCCTGGCAGAGGCCGCCGCGTTCCTCCCCCACCGCAGCGCTCCCCTCGGCAGACGACGAATCGACTGGAGCCACGACCCGGGCCCCCTGCGCTTGCCACCTCGACCAGGACCTCCTCCTGCGGAAACGGACTGAGACTCCGCCGACTGGGTGCCCCCCTCGGACGGACGCGCGGCGCCTCCGCCGGTCGAGTCGTCGAGCTGGAAGAGCAGCATGAGCGTCTTGCGCAGCCTGCCCCGGTCCGCGGCGCCGGAGGAGCCCTCGGCGGCGACCTCGACGATCTCGGCCTCGGGCGGGTCCCGCACGGAGGAGAGGCGCTCCATGAGGCAGGAGGAGCAGATGCCCGTGAGGAGCTGGGACGGGTGCCTCCCACACCGAGGCGGCTCCGGCGTCTTGTCCGTGTCCCCCTCGGCCTGCGACGCCTGCTCGTCCTCGTCCATCGGGTCGGGTGGAACTGTTGCGGAAGCTGGCTATCGCAGGCCGCCCGCCGCAGAGCAGCAAGCAGCCAGCCAGAAGGGGAGTGAATGGAGTCAGACGGGGGCAGGCTGGTACGACATGGCCAGAAAATCGCGCGCGCGACGCgataaaaaagaaagaaagaacccTAGCGAGCCACCCGAAAAGCGACTTTTGGGTCGGGGAGCGGAGCGGAGCGCGTGGGGTGGGGCAACGTTTAGGAAAGGTGCGTGGCCTTTCTGCAAGGGGCCGCTCCGGCGCGGATGGGAATCTGGCTTTGTCCCGGGCTGGGGGCGCAAGGCTACCGTATCGCCATTGCAGTCTCTAGTCTTTGAGCTCACATGGTTCTAATTCTAAGGCTGTCCGCGGATTTGACGTGTTTGGATTGCAGCATCATATAGCTCAGAGTCAAATTATCTGTCATGGCTTGGAGACGAGAAGGATGAGGTCATCCGATATTTTTTCGAGAAACCAGCTCGACCGTCAACTTACGCTTGCGGAGATGGCTACAAAAGATAGCTTGGCGACGGTTTCACCTCGTGACACAAACCAAACAGAACATCCAGATTCAGACTTAGGTTCGGATGATTCCAGATGAGTCCATTCGTCAATCCAAACGTATCGTACATTATTTAGAAGTTTGAAGTAGATTATGAGATAAATGATATGATAGGATAGCTGCCAGAGACAGCGGTAGCGTATTTGGAAACAATCGATCAATTAAAGGAATGTGTAGTCCCATGCACATTGCGCAAGAGTTCTTTAGATAGGTAGATCCCTGGAAGCACGAATTTCTCTTTGCCACAGATCCAGAAAGCAACAAAGAACTTGTCACCAAGCTTGAAGATTGGGCAGGGTGGTTCTGGGACTCTATATATGTAAGCTAGTTCTTGGTACAGGACTATATGAATTTTCATTGTTTCCAGAATGCGTATGACAAGCATATGGGCCGTGAGTTCTGGAACGGGATTGAGACATTGCGACGCATTGAGCACCTGAATCTGGTCAGGTTTCATGGGTACCTGGAGTTTGGTGGCGAGCAGCTAATTATTGTGGGGTATGTTTCCAATGGGGATCTTTGGGAGCACCTGGGCTGTAAGAATGCATGGTTCTGTCTGTCATATTTCTCTTAGGATTGATTTGATGGATAAGAAATTGAAAGAGATCCATGGGAGAGGAATCTCATTCCTGTCAAATTTGAATAGAAAGGTGTCCACTAAACCAGCCCTTGCATTAGAAGTGCAAAGGCCTGTAGCCTTGTACCAACTGTATCTTACATTCTTACATGAGGATAGCTATATGCAGGTATAAAATGGTAAAATATTGGACTTCTCACTGAGATTGGAAATTGCAATTGATGTGGCTCATGCCTATATTCAGGTAAATATTCTCtcgtctgcattttgttgctagtTTTTCATATTAACTGTTCCTTCTGTTCCGGGGTGTAATTTTTCAGGGATAGTCTTTGTCATTCTAGTATTTACCGGTTAATCCGGAAAATATATTTCAAATTTGCATAGTTCAACTATTCGTTTTCTTTGTCTCTGTAATGATATAACAAAAATCATAGTTAAATTAAGTTATCATATGCTATGCTTGTGTGCTTTTGCCCTAATTGATAGAGATGATACAACTGAAACCAGCATTAGATATCCCCGGAACAGCTGTGGGAAGAATGATCAACACCTAACAAAAATGTTCAAGATCTATAAGTTTGTCCTAATCGCAGGGAACTATTTTACATGCCATCAATCTGTAGGGAATTATTGCGTATTTATGATAGATCCTCCATTAACATATATAGTAAATGGCACCCTTTCCACAAATTTGCGACAAGCTTTTACCCAGGACACTTATAATTAGTAGAAACTATCTAAGCTAAATTTCAGGTATCTATTGGATGTAAGATTCTATGCTACACATCTTGAAGAAATTTTGGATACTGCTGCAGAATTGCTTGGACATTGTAGGGCTTGATCTTCAGATAGTAGACTGAAGATTTACATCTTCCGTTCAGATAGCTTTACTTTCCTATAGAGAAACGTGACTGTCAAGAAATCATCTGTCAAACATCTAGCACCTGGATCATTAGCGACTAATGCTGTCTCTTCTGTTTCATCCATGTAGACCATCCCGTAACCCACAGGGACATCAAATCCTCTTCTAATGAACACCTGTCGAGCTATAAGGTTGCTGGCTTCGGATTTGCCAAACTAGCTCAGCTGACGCTAGTCATATCTCTCAATCAAGTCAAGGGAACAGCAGGCTATCTCGATCCAGAATATCTATCTCAGAACATACCAGCTCAATGAGATCAATCTAGCGGTCGAGAAGTTGTACGAGCTGGCCCTGCAGTGCTTAGCTCCAACGAAGAGGAACCGGCAGAGCATGAAGCGGCGCGCAGAGATTCTGTGGAGCATACGTAGAGATTACAGGGAGTTGGTTGTTCTACCCACCTCTGCCATGAACTGAAGCGGATCGTCTGGAGCAATCAAGCGAAAGGAAGATCTAAATTTTTATGTTTGCCTCTCTTGATTTGATTCGCTTCAAAGATTGGTGGTGGAAATCAACCGATTGATTGGATTCTTTCAGTTACCGCAGGTGGTGGGGAACGGGACTGATCGCCTTCCTTCGGCATGTTCGGTTTCACCTTAATATATGTGGATTAAATTAGATTTGGTGAGTTTAAATTTATACCAAGTCAAAATCTATACGAACATTTTCCAATTCAATCCAATCCATGTGATGTAGGGATAATCGAACAAAGCTTAGATGTTGTGTGTCTATTGGCTAGAAACCAGAAGAGTCCCTTGCAGATCTTGCTATGCTTGTGTGGAAATGTTGCTGAGCAAACATATGCGAGTACCAGATATCTAATGGTGTGTGTATCCTGTAGGTTTTCTTATGCAGGTAAACGCATCACGCATGAAGAAATCTAGTTGTTTCCATGAAGTATGCATCTTTATTGTTATTTTTTGTTGTTGTTGCCTATGATGAGCAATATTCAGCGTCTAATAGACAACATTCAGAACCTGTATCTGTCCTCTTTCGGTGTTTCTTTCCT
It encodes:
- the LOC100274824 gene encoding uncharacterized protein LOC100274824; the encoded protein is MDEDEQASQAEGDTDKTPEPPRCGRHPSQLLTGICSSCLMERLSSVRDPPEAEIVEVAAEGSSGAADRGRLRKTLMLLFQLDDSTGGGAARPSEGGTQSAESQSVSAGGGPGRGGKRRGPGSWLQSIRRLPRGALRWGRNAAASAREPSIPPRGVAVDLSPHGSGGAHAERKPSFRRSCEWTASRGPSRGSLPLQPPRHSWDGSMVGRAFACSFACLEEREPPDGATRSNAEEAVGETRAAAAESTNGGHSTDAGGDADERRLSGRRSCDTGTEMAVSGAGRRRSSRWSRVWDRSITSPLKEFVRKGEHVLERSLSESRREVRRGKNAEAADMGGETQPGRNGHVPGRASQGSIRSSQAASNVDVHSFRTDWLKNSKIGRSRSVHYTSPGNLDNGMLRFYLTPMRSSRTANRGRRRSSRLFARGLFGFI